Proteins encoded together in one Lathyrus oleraceus cultivar Zhongwan6 chromosome 5, CAAS_Psat_ZW6_1.0, whole genome shotgun sequence window:
- the LOC127084336 gene encoding jasmonate-induced oxygenase 4 → MEVTGEPIRVQSLLQSGISRVPPEYIQPPQNRPIQTDPDATIPVVDLFHFNTNHRESTREAIARACHEWGAFHVTNHGIPATLLDTVRRAGLAFFNECPMPEKLRYSCTAGAAASEGYGSRMLVSSEDEGNNTVSQVLDWRDYFDHHTFPLSRRNPNRWPNFTSDYRESVAKYSDEMKILAQKLLAFISESLGLRSSCIEDAVGDFYQNITISYYPPCPQPDLTLGLQSHSDMGAITLLIQDDVGGLQALKKGGESWVTVQPLSGAILVLLGDQTEIITNGKYRSCVHRAVTNPDRPRLSVATFHDPGKTVKISPASELITDSSPAKYRGVVYGDYVSSWYTKGPDGKRNIDALLLES, encoded by the exons ATGGAAGTCACCGGCGAACCCATCCGGGTGCAATCCCTACTTCAATCGGGTATATCCCGGGTCCCACCTGAATACATCCAACCCCCTCAAAACCGACCCATTCAAACCGATCCCGATGCCACCATCCCCGTCGTCGACCTCTTCCATTTCAACACCAACCACCGCGAGTCGACCCGGGAGGCAATCGCACGAGCCTGCCATGAATGGGGCGCCTTCCACGTCACCAACCACGGTATCCCGGCAACCCTCCTCGACACCGTGCGCCGCGCAGGCCTTGCCTTCTTCAACGAATGTCCCATGCCAGAGAAACTCCGATATTCCTGCACCGCCGGCGCTGCCGCGTCAGAGGGATACGGAAGCCGTATGCTGGTAAGCTCCGAGGATGAAGGAAACAACACCGTCTCGCAGGTTCTCGATTGGAGAGACTACTTCGATCACCACACTTTTCCCCTTTCTCGACGGAACCCTAATCGTTGGCCGAATTTTACATCCGATTACAGAGAATCAGTAGCGAAGTACAGTGATGAGATGAAGATTCTGGCACAAAAGTTACTAGCTTTTATATCAGAGAGTCTTGGGTTGCGATCCTCTTGCATTGAAGATGCTGTTGGGGATTTTTATCAGAACATTACTATTAGTTATTACCCTCCATGTCCTCAACCAGACCTAACACTTGGTTTGCAATCACATTCTGATATGGGTGCTATTACCCTTTTGATCCAAGATGATGTGGGTGGTCTTCAGGCTCTAAAAAAAGGTGGTGAGAGCTGGGTTACTGTGCAGCCATTGTCAGGTGCTATTCTTGTTCTTTTGGGTGACCAAACTGAG ATTATAACAAATGGAAAGTACAGGAGCTGTGTGCATAGAGCAGTTACTAATCCTGATAGACCAAGGCTCTCTGTGGCAACATTTCATGACCCAGGCAAAACAGTCAAGATCTCCCCTGCTTCTGAATTAATCACCGATTCATCACCAGCTAAATACCGGGGTGTTGTTTATGGAGACTATGTATCGTCATGGTATACCAAAGGCCCGGATGGAAAACGAAATATTGACGCACTTCTTCTGGAATCTTAA
- the LOC127084337 gene encoding deoxyuridine 5'-triphosphate nucleotidohydrolase → MANVSGTIPTSHFLRVKKLSDKAVIPSRGSLLSAGYDLSSATDTKVPARGKALIPTDLSIAVPEGTYARVAPRSGLTWKHSIDVGAGVIDADYRGPVGVILFNHSDVDFEVKVGDRVAQLIIEKIITPEVSEVQDLDSTVRGEGGFGSTGV, encoded by the exons ATGGCTAACGTAAGCGGCACCATTCCCACATCTCATTTTCTAAGAGTGAAGAAACTCTCCGACAAAGCTGTTATACCTTCCAGAGGCTCCCTTCTCTCCGCCGGATACGATCTTTCCAGTGCTACCGATACCAAGGTTCCAGCTCGAGGAAAAGCTCTGATCCCCACCGATCTCTCCATCGCCGTCCCCGAAGGAACCTACGCCCGCGTTG CACCGAGATCGGGATTGACTTGGAAGCATTCGATTGATGTCGGTGCGGGAGTTATTGATGCTGATTATAGGGGTCCGGTTGGGGTTATACTGTTCAACCATTCTGATGTTGATTTTGAAGTGAAAGTCGGTGATAGGGTTGCTCAGTTGATCATTGAGAAGATTATTACTCCGGAGGTTTCTGAAGTTCAGGATTTGGATTCTACGGTTAGAGGTGAAGGTGGTTTTGGATCTACTGGGGTTTGA